The Prevotella melaninogenica genome has a segment encoding these proteins:
- a CDS encoding LacI family DNA-binding transcriptional regulator, which translates to MAEKIRIKDIAERAGVSVGTVDRVLHKRPNVSESALKRVEKVLKEMNYQPNVYASALAYNKSYTFYCLIPKHSSEAYWEEIEIGAMKAVEARRDFYIDLEIMYYSRLDPHSFIETYQKCLRQNPDGVILVPTTLEVTRQFTDELHDRNIPFILLDSYMPSLQPLSFYGQDSIQSGRFAARMLMLIAQKEESIMLMKQTKDGKMASRQQENREVGFRHYMEENFPNIKILEVNLPLDEERKRYDHILEKFFSEHPEVHHCITLNSKAHIVGKFLLKTHRHNVQIMGYDVVHKNADCLREGSISFLIAQHAYQQGYFSVDSLFRAIVLKKKVEPVNYMPIDLLMRENIDFYHRSWG; encoded by the coding sequence ATGGCAGAAAAGATAAGAATCAAAGACATTGCAGAACGAGCAGGTGTAAGTGTTGGAACAGTTGATAGAGTATTGCATAAACGCCCGAATGTATCGGAATCCGCACTGAAACGAGTGGAAAAGGTGCTGAAGGAGATGAATTATCAGCCGAATGTCTACGCAAGTGCATTGGCTTATAACAAGAGTTACACGTTCTATTGTTTGATTCCAAAGCACAGCAGTGAGGCTTACTGGGAAGAGATTGAGATTGGTGCCATGAAGGCGGTAGAGGCACGTAGAGACTTTTATATCGACTTGGAAATCATGTATTACAGTCGATTGGACCCTCACTCTTTTATCGAGACCTACCAGAAATGCCTTAGGCAGAATCCGGATGGCGTTATCCTTGTCCCTACAACATTAGAGGTGACACGCCAGTTCACCGACGAACTGCACGATCGCAACATCCCTTTCATTCTGCTCGACTCTTATATGCCATCGCTGCAACCGCTGTCATTCTACGGACAGGACTCTATCCAGAGTGGTCGTTTTGCTGCTCGAATGCTGATGCTCATTGCTCAAAAGGAGGAAAGCATCATGCTCATGAAGCAGACGAAGGACGGAAAGATGGCAAGTCGTCAGCAAGAGAATCGCGAGGTGGGCTTCCGTCATTATATGGAAGAGAACTTCCCTAATATTAAGATTTTAGAGGTAAACCTCCCATTAGACGAAGAGCGGAAGCGTTATGACCATATCTTAGAAAAGTTCTTCAGCGAGCATCCAGAGGTACACCACTGTATCACACTGAACTCTAAAGCGCATATCGTGGGTAAATTCCTACTGAAGACGCATCGCCATAACGTTCAGATTATGGGCTATGACGTGGTACATAAGAATGCTGACTGCCTACGAGAAGGGAGTATATCGTTCCTCATCGCACAGCATGCCTACCAACAAGGCTACTTTAGTGTTGACTCCCTCTTCCGTGCTATCGTGCTGAAAAAGAAGGTTGAACCAGTCAACTATATGCCTATCGACTTGCTTATGCGAGAGAATATAGACTTCTATCATAGATCGTGGGGGTAA
- a CDS encoding MaoC family dehydratase, producing the protein MAKLTVNNYDELAARLGEKLGESEWLLVDQGRINLFADATLDHQWIHVDTERAAVESQFKSTIAHGYLTLSLLPHMWQEIIEVNNLKMMVNYGMDKMRFGRPVLVNSRIRLVATLDSIENIRGICKAGIKFQIEIEGERKPALEGVATFLYYFE; encoded by the coding sequence ATGGCAAAATTAACAGTAAACAATTACGATGAGCTTGCTGCCCGACTGGGTGAGAAGCTTGGTGAGAGCGAGTGGTTACTCGTTGACCAGGGGAGAATTAACCTCTTTGCTGATGCTACCCTCGACCATCAGTGGATTCATGTTGACACAGAGCGTGCAGCTGTGGAAAGCCAATTCAAGAGTACTATCGCACATGGCTATCTTACACTTTCACTGCTCCCACATATGTGGCAGGAGATTATTGAGGTGAATAACCTTAAGATGATGGTCAACTATGGTATGGATAAGATGCGCTTTGGTCGTCCAGTCCTTGTGAACTCACGCATTCGTCTTGTTGCCACACTCGATAGTATTGAGAATATCCGTGGTATCTGCAAGGCTGGTATCAAGTTCCAAATTGAGATTGAGGGCGAACGCAAGCCAGCACTTGAGGGTGTTGCTACCTTCCTTTATTACTTTGAATAA
- a CDS encoding MarR family winged helix-turn-helix transcriptional regulator — protein sequence MVYDQLKLQSQLCFRLYTASRLVTQTYYPLLENLGITYPQYLVLMALWEEDNQKVMELAHRLYLDSNTMTPLVQRMDQLGLVNRVKGEKDGRETYVSLTEHGKELQEKAKDIPSCMVGKLFENEEEFVQFKEIAADLDRLIARLSGQRSKEKEEAMTKMREERLASKRKRK from the coding sequence ATGGTATACGACCAACTAAAACTGCAGAGCCAGCTCTGTTTCAGATTGTACACAGCGAGCCGCCTTGTTACTCAAACTTATTATCCATTGCTTGAGAATTTAGGTATTACCTATCCTCAATACCTTGTACTGATGGCTCTTTGGGAAGAAGACAATCAAAAGGTGATGGAACTTGCACACCGGCTTTATCTTGACTCAAACACAATGACCCCACTTGTTCAGCGTATGGATCAACTTGGATTGGTTAACCGTGTCAAGGGTGAAAAGGATGGAAGAGAAACCTATGTTTCGCTTACTGAGCATGGTAAGGAATTGCAAGAGAAGGCGAAGGATATCCCATCTTGCATGGTAGGGAAGTTGTTTGAGAATGAAGAGGAGTTCGTTCAGTTCAAGGAGATAGCTGCTGATCTTGATCGTCTTATTGCTCGTCTCTCAGGACAACGCTCTAAGGAGAAGGAGGAAGCAATGACTAAGATGCGTGAAGAGCGCTTGGCTTCTAAAAGAAAAAGAAAGTAA
- the tnpC gene encoding IS66 family transposase codes for MKEQVTDISKVLQGMTEEMRLLRATVNQQYAEIIKLNRNINALNLEIRKKDTELINLQERLAKYENPDKNSNNSSTPPSKERIKDEVIRRTRSLRKPSGKKPGGQKGHDGHKLPCSSIPDEIIDEVPNYCTRCGESLSDTERVLDYVTQVISIPELKPVIREIRHYVMVCKNCGERIRTAPRRRSNNVVYDSSVKTLVVYLSVVQFLPYGRIASFLREVFGLTPSEGSLVNWVNEAKRNAQPVIDKIKEYIKSSAVVGFDESGLYCNKRLDWAWIAQTVYYTLLFRANGRGSKVLADKFGDSLERMTAVTDRHSAYFALHFLNHQVCLAHLLRELQYLSELNTEQEWSGKVTNLFREAIHERNTNPNDVIDKVSWIERLDNLLKQNIEGLGKKFITFRKGLVKCRDYIFNFLENPMIPFDNNGSERGIRKLKIKLKNSCAFRSDFGADAFLELHSIVETAKKHDKTPYNAIQALFKV; via the coding sequence ATGAAAGAGCAGGTTACGGATATATCAAAAGTATTACAAGGCATGACGGAAGAGATGCGATTATTGCGTGCAACTGTTAATCAGCAGTATGCCGAGATTATTAAATTGAACCGTAACATAAATGCTCTGAACCTTGAAATTCGCAAGAAAGATACGGAACTTATAAACTTACAGGAACGCTTGGCTAAGTATGAAAATCCTGACAAAAACTCTAATAACAGTAGCACTCCGCCAAGCAAGGAGCGTATAAAGGATGAGGTTATCAGAAGAACGCGAAGCCTCCGTAAGCCAAGTGGTAAGAAGCCGGGAGGACAAAAGGGACATGATGGACACAAGCTGCCTTGCTCTTCCATACCTGACGAGATAATTGATGAGGTACCCAACTATTGTACTCGTTGCGGAGAATCTTTATCAGATACAGAACGTGTGCTTGATTATGTGACGCAGGTTATTTCCATTCCAGAGTTGAAGCCCGTAATCAGGGAAATCCGACACTATGTGATGGTATGCAAGAACTGTGGTGAACGTATTCGGACAGCACCGAGACGGCGGTCAAACAACGTGGTATATGATTCAAGCGTAAAGACCTTAGTGGTTTATCTGAGTGTCGTGCAATTTCTTCCTTACGGTCGTATAGCAAGTTTTTTGCGTGAGGTATTTGGACTCACTCCAAGCGAAGGTTCACTGGTGAACTGGGTAAATGAGGCAAAGAGAAATGCGCAACCTGTGATTGATAAAATTAAAGAATATATCAAGTCATCAGCAGTTGTTGGTTTCGATGAGAGCGGCTTGTACTGTAACAAAAGACTCGACTGGGCATGGATTGCACAGACTGTTTATTACACATTGCTTTTCCGTGCTAATGGAAGAGGGTCGAAGGTATTAGCAGACAAGTTTGGCGATAGCCTGGAACGAATGACTGCCGTTACCGACCGCCATAGCGCATACTTTGCACTCCATTTTCTCAATCACCAGGTTTGTCTTGCACACTTACTCCGCGAACTGCAATATCTCTCAGAGTTGAACACTGAGCAAGAGTGGTCTGGGAAAGTAACCAATCTGTTCCGTGAAGCCATTCACGAGCGGAATACCAATCCGAACGACGTTATAGACAAGGTATCATGGATTGAACGTTTAGACAATCTGCTCAAACAGAATATAGAGGGGCTTGGTAAAAAGTTTATTACGTTCAGAAAAGGCTTGGTCAAATGCAGAGATTACATTTTCAATTTCCTCGAAAATCCGATGATACCATTTGACAATAATGGAAGCGAAAGGGGAATACGCAAGCTAAAAATCAAACTGAAGAACTCCTGTGCTTTTCGTTCAGACTTCGGAGCAGACGCTTTCCTTGAACTTCATTCGATTGTAGAAACAGCTAAGAAGCACGACAAAACTCCATATAATGCGATTCAAGCCTTATTTAAGGTTTGA
- a CDS encoding Na+/H+ antiporter NhaC family protein, whose amino-acid sequence MTENKKGLLALSPLLVFIVLYLVTSIISGDFYKVPITVAFMASSIFAIAISGGYPLTKRIEIYSKGASTDNMMMMLWIFVLAGAFANSAKDMGSIDATVNLTLSVLPDNMLLPGLFLAACFISMSIGTSVGTIVALTPIAAGIATSTGSSLPFVVAIVVGGSFFGDNLSFISDTTVVATRTQECKMADKFRVNFFIVAPAAVLILLVYIFLGRDIHTTGQVANVDIYRVIPYMAVLVCALFGMNVMAVLTIGIVLTGAIGIIDGSYDVYGWFGSMGAGIKGMGELIIITMMAGGILEIIRENGGIDYLIKMITRHVNSKRGAELTIAFLVSLVDICTANNTVAILTVGGIAKQIGDRYGVDKRKAASILDTFSCCAQGLIPYGAQILMAAGLAKINPVSIVPFLYYPMLLGITAFLSILFHYPRRYS is encoded by the coding sequence ATGACAGAAAACAAAAAAGGACTCCTTGCGTTGAGTCCGCTACTTGTGTTCATCGTACTATATCTGGTTACTTCAATCATATCGGGTGACTTCTATAAGGTACCGATTACCGTGGCTTTCATGGCTTCGAGTATCTTTGCTATCGCCATATCAGGAGGTTATCCGCTCACAAAACGAATTGAGATATACAGCAAGGGAGCCAGCACAGACAACATGATGATGATGCTGTGGATATTCGTACTTGCTGGCGCATTCGCCAACTCGGCTAAGGATATGGGAAGTATTGACGCTACGGTCAACCTAACCCTCTCCGTCCTACCAGATAACATGCTGCTGCCAGGACTCTTCCTCGCTGCTTGCTTCATCTCTATGAGTATCGGAACGAGCGTTGGAACCATCGTTGCGCTCACCCCTATCGCAGCAGGTATTGCCACTTCTACGGGGAGTTCGCTTCCTTTTGTCGTCGCAATCGTCGTCGGTGGCTCGTTCTTTGGCGACAACCTTTCGTTTATTAGCGATACAACCGTTGTGGCAACAAGAACACAGGAGTGTAAGATGGCAGATAAGTTTAGGGTAAACTTCTTCATCGTAGCCCCTGCAGCAGTCTTGATTCTGCTTGTTTATATCTTCTTGGGAAGAGACATACATACGACAGGACAGGTCGCTAACGTTGACATCTACAGAGTCATACCTTACATGGCAGTACTGGTTTGTGCGCTCTTTGGTATGAACGTGATGGCTGTTTTGACCATTGGAATCGTCCTCACAGGTGCTATTGGTATCATTGATGGCAGCTACGACGTCTATGGTTGGTTTGGAAGTATGGGCGCAGGAATCAAAGGTATGGGCGAACTGATTATCATCACGATGATGGCAGGTGGTATATTAGAGATTATCCGTGAGAATGGTGGTATCGACTATCTCATCAAGATGATTACCCGACACGTCAACAGTAAGCGTGGAGCAGAGCTAACAATAGCCTTCCTCGTGAGTCTGGTGGATATCTGTACAGCTAATAATACGGTGGCAATCCTTACCGTGGGCGGTATTGCAAAGCAGATTGGCGACCGCTATGGCGTAGACAAACGTAAGGCAGCCAGCATCCTCGACACCTTCTCATGCTGTGCGCAGGGCTTGATTCCTTACGGTGCACAGATATTAATGGCAGCAGGTTTGGCAAAGATAAACCCTGTGAGCATCGTCCCATTCTTGTATTATCCAATGTTATTGGGTATCACAGCCTTCCTTTCTATTCTCTTCCATTATCCCCGTCGTTACTCATAA
- a CDS encoding GH25 family lysozyme translates to MFNYRPSRRTQYVGGGILLVLLLIYIVFRCLPPSQEEVDKSAVAIRQEAYYTLEADGKPFAYFADYVDSAFVGGSINKDSIHTRCMTQRGYWVNRLPVVPSCHGRILIRWNYKPLIIVNLKGKGVLRLIRQTIAQMDSELDGLQTKRNEMGYYLRVNSVQDYGYNKIAEYHTEVVQQMDSLHRMIKVLDSMSTSSAQLCIRQQNRYAIQSSSKKAKPIVCNRLEIDKKNDCVLLQTESKRTPIRLITRLQKTGAIDALNTYYKTHAATIINLAKDIRIVGGRYEGESQKGIPNGYGKYYGDDGSFYDGHWKDGKRDGFGIYVAPHEYLQVGEWKADVFKGERLTYTPDRIYGIDLSRHQHEKNNKVYHIYWNKLRITDLGTLSTKTIKGKVDYPVSFAYVKSTEGCTVLNTYYEADYKAARAHGIRTGTYHFFSTMSAGAAQAAYFLKCSKFNKGDLPPVLDVEPTDAQIVAMGGAEVMFRNIRAWMNLVQKRTGKRPILYISQTFANTYMPLAPDLGDNYHIWIARYGEYKPNFKLAYWQLSPDGKVRGIHGDVDINVFNGYRNQYEDFLKRHCF, encoded by the coding sequence ATGTTCAACTACCGCCCTTCAAGGCGAACCCAGTATGTAGGAGGGGGCATTTTGCTTGTCCTTCTACTCATATATATTGTCTTTCGTTGTCTGCCCCCTTCACAAGAGGAGGTGGATAAGAGTGCTGTGGCTATCCGTCAGGAAGCGTATTACACGTTAGAGGCTGATGGTAAGCCCTTTGCATACTTTGCTGATTATGTCGACTCGGCGTTTGTGGGTGGCTCTATCAATAAGGATTCGATTCATACACGCTGCATGACGCAACGCGGTTATTGGGTGAACCGACTGCCCGTAGTGCCTTCTTGCCACGGACGTATTCTCATTCGGTGGAATTACAAACCCTTAATAATCGTCAACTTGAAAGGAAAAGGGGTGCTAAGGCTTATTCGTCAGACGATTGCTCAGATGGATTCGGAGTTAGACGGATTGCAAACGAAGCGCAACGAGATGGGTTATTATCTTCGTGTAAACAGCGTTCAGGATTACGGTTATAACAAGATTGCGGAGTATCATACCGAAGTGGTGCAGCAGATGGATTCGCTTCATCGGATGATAAAGGTGTTGGACTCGATGTCAACTTCTTCTGCCCAACTGTGCATCCGACAGCAAAATCGCTATGCTATTCAGTCATCCTCTAAGAAGGCGAAACCTATTGTTTGCAACCGATTGGAAATAGATAAGAAGAATGATTGCGTACTCTTACAAACCGAAAGTAAAAGAACACCAATTCGCTTGATTACTCGCTTGCAAAAAACTGGGGCGATAGACGCATTGAACACATACTATAAGACCCACGCAGCTACTATCATCAACCTTGCAAAGGACATTCGTATTGTTGGCGGACGATACGAGGGTGAGAGCCAGAAGGGCATTCCGAATGGTTATGGAAAGTACTATGGCGACGATGGTAGCTTCTATGACGGACATTGGAAGGACGGAAAACGCGACGGCTTTGGCATCTATGTTGCACCACACGAGTATCTACAGGTGGGCGAATGGAAGGCGGATGTGTTTAAAGGTGAACGCCTTACGTATACTCCCGACCGTATCTATGGCATCGACCTCTCACGTCATCAGCACGAGAAGAATAATAAGGTGTATCACATCTATTGGAACAAACTGCGCATTACCGACCTCGGTACGCTGAGTACGAAGACTATCAAGGGGAAGGTGGATTATCCTGTTTCCTTCGCTTACGTGAAGTCTACGGAGGGTTGTACGGTGCTAAACACTTATTACGAGGCTGATTATAAGGCAGCACGTGCGCATGGTATTCGAACAGGTACCTATCATTTCTTTTCTACCATGTCAGCAGGTGCAGCACAAGCAGCCTACTTCCTCAAGTGTAGTAAGTTTAATAAGGGCGACCTTCCACCAGTCTTAGACGTTGAGCCGACCGATGCACAGATTGTTGCGATGGGTGGAGCGGAGGTGATGTTCCGCAATATTCGTGCATGGATGAACCTTGTGCAGAAGCGAACAGGTAAACGTCCTATCCTTTATATCAGTCAGACTTTTGCCAATACTTACATGCCATTGGCACCCGATTTGGGCGACAACTATCACATTTGGATAGCCCGTTATGGCGAATATAAGCCCAACTTCAAGTTAGCTTACTGGCAGTTAAGTCCTGATGGTAAGGTGCGTGGCATCCATGGCGATGTCGACATCAATGTCTTCAATGGCTATCGCAACCAGTATGAGGATTTCCTTAAACGTCATTGCTTCTAA
- a CDS encoding HAD-IA family hydrolase has protein sequence MSIKSYLQKLSFRTGVIVLLMCIPFYILSFVQVFFPVSTATKGILFTVFFGLAKSFQYGGIAILGKEGYKRVKGYLKRKKQAKDEAEKANSDAIPRYCPDLFSNPEILSGIRLIIFDFDGTLGDSQKLITDTMLATIERLNLPMRSREECARTIGLPLKECFSSIIPMTDEQAEECAEVYSEIFNVKNVPGVVKAFPGVVETLERLSSQGILMSIASSRSHRTLAKLMDELDLSKYITYLIAADDVVEKKPAAESVLKTLRHFNVEAHETLVVGDTEFDILMGRNAGTHTCGVTYGNGSKESLEAAKAEWIVC, from the coding sequence ATGTCTATTAAAAGTTATCTTCAAAAATTGTCTTTTCGCACAGGTGTTATCGTACTCCTGATGTGTATTCCCTTTTATATTCTTTCATTCGTTCAAGTGTTTTTCCCAGTGTCAACGGCAACGAAAGGCATACTGTTTACTGTCTTTTTCGGACTGGCAAAGAGCTTTCAATATGGCGGCATCGCTATCCTTGGAAAGGAAGGCTACAAGCGCGTGAAGGGCTATCTTAAACGGAAAAAGCAGGCGAAGGATGAGGCTGAGAAGGCTAATAGCGACGCAATTCCTCGCTATTGTCCTGACCTTTTCTCCAATCCAGAGATACTTTCTGGTATTCGTCTCATCATCTTCGACTTTGACGGCACACTTGGAGATTCTCAAAAGCTCATTACCGACACGATGCTTGCAACGATAGAACGTCTGAATTTACCGATGAGAAGTCGTGAGGAATGCGCCCGAACGATTGGTTTACCATTGAAGGAATGTTTCTCATCTATCATCCCAATGACGGATGAACAGGCTGAGGAGTGTGCCGAAGTGTATAGTGAAATATTCAATGTGAAGAATGTTCCGGGTGTTGTAAAAGCCTTTCCGGGTGTTGTTGAAACGTTGGAAAGACTTTCTTCGCAAGGCATTCTGATGTCTATTGCAAGTAGTCGTAGCCATAGAACGCTTGCAAAACTGATGGACGAATTAGACCTCTCGAAGTATATCACTTATCTGATTGCTGCCGACGATGTTGTCGAGAAGAAACCTGCAGCTGAATCAGTGCTTAAGACTTTGCGTCATTTTAACGTCGAAGCACACGAAACCCTCGTCGTTGGTGATACCGAATTCGACATTCTCATGGGCAGAAATGCAGGTACACACACCTGCGGAGTTACCTATGGTAATGGTAGTAAAGAGAGTTTAGAAGCCGCAAAAGCAGAGTGGATAGTTTGTTAA
- a CDS encoding beta-N-acetylhexosaminidase: MKKILLSVALMMATFSLHATDANYQVVPLPQSITAEKGTPFVLDANTLINVASNDEAMRRNGEFLKQYIQEATGIELNGMNKKGSTITLKLNAKVENEEGYVITVKGKNITVEGKTPRGVFYGVQTLRKSLPLEKAENVTFPAARIVDYPRFGYRGTMLDCARHYFKMSFIKEFIDMLALHNVNTFHWHLTEDQGWRAQIDRYPKLTEIGSKRAQTVIGRMTGLFDETPYGGYYTKDEMREVVKYAADRYITVIPEIDMPGHMLAALAAYPELGCTGGPYKVAEQWGVFPDILCAGHPETYEFVNNVLDEIIEIFPSKYIHIGGDEAPRTRWQHCPRCQAEIKHLGLKGSNGFSAEAQLQAHFMNKVAKHLESKGRNIIGWDEILEGDVDKGTTVMSWRGVNGGIEAAKRGLDAIMTPVNYYYLDYYQRKDNTMTLIGGFLPVETTYGYNPVPDDAAPELKKHVKGVQANLWTEYVIGRDLAFFQLLPRVAAMAETGWTENDKKDFASFKVRETRLNELYKHFGWKTCQDLYKEKK, encoded by the coding sequence ATGAAGAAAATCTTACTTTCAGTGGCATTGATGATGGCTACATTCTCACTTCATGCCACAGATGCGAACTACCAGGTAGTTCCTCTCCCACAAAGCATTACTGCTGAGAAGGGTACACCATTCGTTTTAGATGCTAACACCCTTATTAATGTTGCAAGCAACGATGAGGCTATGCGCCGTAATGGTGAATTCTTGAAGCAATATATCCAAGAGGCAACCGGTATTGAGCTCAATGGTATGAACAAGAAAGGAAGTACTATTACCTTGAAACTCAATGCAAAGGTTGAGAATGAGGAGGGTTATGTTATCACCGTAAAGGGTAAGAATATTACCGTTGAGGGTAAGACTCCACGTGGTGTGTTCTATGGTGTACAGACGCTTCGCAAGTCATTGCCATTGGAGAAGGCTGAGAACGTAACCTTCCCAGCAGCTCGTATCGTTGACTATCCACGCTTCGGCTATCGTGGTACGATGCTCGATTGCGCTCGTCACTATTTCAAGATGAGTTTTATTAAGGAGTTCATTGATATGTTGGCACTTCACAATGTCAACACCTTCCACTGGCATCTCACTGAGGATCAAGGCTGGCGTGCACAGATTGACCGCTATCCAAAGCTCACTGAGATTGGTTCAAAGCGTGCACAGACAGTTATTGGTCGTATGACAGGACTCTTTGATGAGACTCCATACGGTGGTTACTATACAAAGGATGAGATGCGTGAAGTTGTGAAATATGCAGCTGATCGTTATATCACTGTTATTCCAGAGATTGATATGCCAGGCCACATGCTTGCTGCCTTGGCTGCTTATCCAGAGCTTGGTTGTACTGGTGGTCCTTACAAAGTGGCTGAGCAATGGGGCGTATTCCCAGACATTCTCTGCGCTGGTCATCCTGAGACCTACGAGTTTGTGAACAATGTTCTCGATGAAATTATAGAAATTTTCCCATCAAAATACATCCATATCGGTGGCGACGAGGCCCCACGTACTCGTTGGCAACACTGTCCACGTTGTCAGGCAGAAATCAAACATCTCGGCTTGAAGGGCTCTAACGGTTTCTCTGCAGAGGCTCAGCTACAGGCTCACTTCATGAATAAAGTGGCAAAACACTTGGAGTCTAAGGGACGTAACATCATCGGTTGGGACGAGATTCTTGAGGGTGATGTAGACAAGGGTACAACTGTCATGAGCTGGCGTGGTGTGAATGGTGGTATTGAGGCAGCTAAGCGTGGCTTGGATGCAATCATGACTCCAGTAAACTATTACTATCTCGATTACTATCAGAGAAAGGATAACACGATGACCCTCATCGGTGGTTTCCTCCCAGTTGAGACTACTTACGGCTACAACCCTGTGCCAGACGATGCTGCACCAGAGTTGAAGAAGCACGTTAAGGGTGTACAGGCAAACCTCTGGACAGAGTATGTTATTGGTCGCGACCTCGCTTTCTTCCAGCTCCTCCCACGTGTTGCAGCTATGGCAGAGACTGGTTGGACAGAGAACGACAAGAAGGACTTCGCTTCTTTCAAGGTACGTGAAACCCGTCTGAACGAGCTTTACAAGCACTTCGGTTGGAAGACTTGCCAGGACCTTTATAAGGAGAAGAAGTAA